One Glycine max cultivar Williams 82 chromosome 6, Glycine_max_v4.0, whole genome shotgun sequence DNA segment encodes these proteins:
- the LOC100798904 gene encoding uncharacterized protein, translating to MRMNVAFSHLSWWLWNGKYHKPRISNGSTINSSADSVMWELDGLRFPLVMQANVPSSSKKVKHKGHSKEEIDREHDVVIVSSDGGCVSGSESDGSDWSIGWLEPHGTGFSSDDDVEARETDNSFAVLVPCYGSNYSAMVEEDTKSNLLTHFGYFPNSYSDESKKYVENWISSHRRHT from the coding sequence ATGAGAATGAATGTGGCTTTTTCCCATCTCTCATGGTGGTTGTGGAATGGGAAATATCATAAGCCAAGAATCTCAAATGGGTCTACCATAAATTCTTCTGCTGATTCTGTTATGTGGGAATTGGATGGTTTGAGATTTCCTCTTGTTATGCAGGCAAACGTGCCTTCCTCTTCAAAGAAGGTGAAGCACAAGGGGCATAGCAAGGAAGAAATAGATAGggaacatgatgttgttatagtTTCATCTGATGGTGGATGTGTTTCTGGCTCTGAATCTGATGGTTCTGATTGGTCTATTGGCTGGTTGGAGCCTCATGGAACTGGGTTTTCAAGTGACGATGATGTTGAAGCTCGTGAAACGGATAACAGTTTCGCTGTGCTTGTTCCCTGTTATGGAAGCAACTATAGTGCCATGGTTGAGGAGGATACTAAAAGCAACTTATTGACCCACTTTGGATACTTTCCAAATAGTTATTCTGATG